The Oncorhynchus clarkii lewisi isolate Uvic-CL-2024 chromosome 12, UVic_Ocla_1.0, whole genome shotgun sequence genome segment aatagaaaatatattttgatttgtttaacacttttttggttactacatgattccatatatgctatttcatagttttgatatcttcactattattctacaatgtagaaaatagtacaaattaggaaaaacccttaaatgagtaggtgtgtacaaacttttgcctggtactgtaTGCTTGAAGGGtgcattctttctttctttttcggacctgagccctaggaccatgcctcaggactacctggcctgatgactccttgctgtctccagtccacctggtcgtgctgctgctccagtttcaactgttatgcctgtggctatggaacactgacctgttcactggaagtgctaccttgtcccagacttgctgttttcaactctccagagacagcaggagtggtagagatactctgaatgatcggctatgaaaagcgaactgacatttactcctgaggtgctgacctgttgcaccctctacaaccactgtgattattattatttgactctgctggtcatctatgaacatttgaacatcttgaccatgttctgttataatcttcacccggcacagccagaagggaCTGGCCATCCACccatagtctggttcctctctaggtttcttcctaggttccggcctttctcgggagtttttcctagccaccgtgcttctacacctgcattgcttgcggttttaggctgggtttctgtacagcactttgtgactgaTGAAAGAAGGGCTTTAcacatacatttgattgattgattgctgtCTTGTTTTCTGTCTTGTTGTGTCTTATGTGTTTGTTGTTATtagtgtaatggtgtaatgtcatATTGAAAATTTAAAAAGCTTTATTGACAAAATAAAAACCATTCTTCCTTCAGTTATCTATGGCCAACTCATATTGCTCTGCCTCTTTAATCATAACAAACTGattatatttgatcatttcagaACATACATGTAGCTTGTTATATTGAATGAGAAGGTAAATTCCTGCCTATATCACATTACCCTAGACCTAGTAGGCTATCATTATCTTCTCAACAGTTTCATTTTATCAACCCACACCACCACTTCAGAGAAATGACAAAGTAAATGGTCTGTCAGATGAAGGCATTTAACTGAAAGACCACTGTCGTATTTTTCCACTGAGCAGCACACCAGACCACCACCCCAACCCCTCTTCCGCTCAATTCTCGCTCTCTGAAACCACAGAATGTTCTATTCTGTGGCAGACACTCTTTTGCGTCGTCTATACTGAGACCAATATCCCCTCAACCTTCCATTTGCTCGTCCCGTTTGAGTACGAACACACCTTTTCCTATATCAAAAAGGAACTTAATTACGGTACATTATTGCCCCAGCCTCTCACATCCATCACATAGTGGACAGGCTGGTCAAAGGTGAGTTTTAATGCTGTATATTTAGTTTTGCTTTGCACCAATTTTATAGAAAGGAAACCTACACAAGTAGTTATGTGAATATggacaaaaatattatttttgagtACTAATAATTGGATTTGACTTTAAAAGTAGGCTGCGGTAACACATTTACTACCACATTAGATAACAAAAGTAAGAGAAATTGAACAAAAAATGAACCAAAAAAACTGTACCGTCAATAAGAGAGTGGCCTTTGAAATGGATAAATAACTAACAAGTGGGATGAAATCGAACAAGATTGAATTGTTATGCAAGTGTTATGCTTATACCCTATTATGTATTTCCTAGTTGAGGGTCAAGATTCATTTCCATTGAGGATTCAATTCAGGGAATGAATATGATGACGGAAGTAGAATTCAACAACAACCATTATGTAAATTGGGAATATTTTTGTAGAAGTTCCATGTAGACCAGCACCAAGTTTTCATATGTTTGTGTAAAATATGGTAAACATTGTTAGCTTATGATCTAGCCTATAGGTTACTTTTGCATGCTGACTTGGTTATATCTTGGTTATCAATAATTGTTTACTTCATTATAATAATTACCCTCTAAATAACGTTTCTTTTTTTCAGCATGAAACAGTGACTTGTCGCAAACATCTTCTCACCTCATCCAGGATGTCCTTATTGATAGTGTGCCTCTGGGCAGGGCTTATGTTGTCCATTCCTCGTCCCAGTTGCCAATCATGCACCATCGGCTCAGCCAATGAGTGCAAAGAGGCAGAATTTGCTCCTGGAACCAACCTAGCAGGGGAAGGCTTTGACATCACCAAAATGAAACGCAAAGGAGCCTTTGTCATTGACATGAACGTGTGGAAACGCAAAGACAAGACCTGCACCCTCTGTAAGAATCCCTATCTGGAAGGGAAACAACAGAGGCTTCCTTTGGCAGTGGTGGATTGGAGACCAAACCACCAGTGTAGTATGAAAGTGTCCAGTAAACTCCATCGCTCCAGCGAGTCTCTCGTCAGCTCCAGTGGCTCTTCTGTGGAGAATAACTGGCAGGTCAATCTAGAGTTAGAGAAGGGATCAAAAAGTGGGAAGATTATGCTCGCTGGTACCAACTCCAAATTGGCTGAGTACTCCATGGAGAAAACCAAGAGTGACAAGTTCAGTTTCACAAGCCACAGTGTATCCTGCGGGTATTACAGGTAAACATCAGGTGGCCCACACAGCATGAGCTCATTTTACCCATGTGTCTCTGTGAAACCTAATCTCAGTTTCCTTTGGGGATTGTAAATACAAGTGTGTTTTTGCATGTTTATGTCTGGTATATTTCTGTGATCATTTCATTTTATGAGTGTTTGTCTGTATCCATACAATattaacccccctctctcttttctctccaaaAATAGCTATCGAGTATCTGGCCAGCCCAAGTTACACCGAGAATTCAAGACAGCAGTGAAGAATCTCCCCAAAATATATCAACAAGAAAACAAACAACGTTATTACAAGCTTATTGATAACTTTGGCACGCATTACATTAccaaggtgagggagagagatggtcaACATCAATGTTGTAAATCATCAAGGCAATAGGCACACAAACTAAATAGCAAAATTAGGGATGTTTGCCCCTAGATGTGCAGTTTACTGGCATCTCTCTGGGAACATTCATTACTTTCTACCTCTCATCCTGTGTGTAGGTGAGCCTGGGCGGAACGGTGCAGTCTGTGACCAGTATCATGCAGTGCCAGGCCAGCCTGCAGGGTCTCAGTGCGGAGGAGGTGAAGATGTGTCTGGATGTGGAGGCGTCTGCCAGTGTGGGTGACAGCAACAGCTTGAAGACTGAGTTCAAGCACTGTCAGGAGGATAAGTCTAAGACAGAGAGCAAGGCCAGCTTCTCCAGTGTCTTCAATGATAGGTGGGGAATTATAGTCTGCTGCTCTTTCACATATAGATTCTCCCTCACACAATTtctttatttctgtctctctctctcttcacacttCCCTAATCAATACATACTCTCCCTTGCTGAAATGTGTACTGCCCCTCACAAAAACCCTTTCCCCCTCTGACACCCTACAGGTTCACAGAGGTGAAAGGTGGCCACACCACAGAACCAGAGCTCCTCTTCTCTGCTGAAAAAGATCCCGCCTCCTACAAGGCATGGCTGGACTCCCTACCACACTATCCGGACATTGTCTCCTATTCGTTGGAATCTCTCCATGAGTTGCTGCCCACCACCAACCCAGCTCGGAAGCACCTGCGCAAGGCCATCAGCGACTACATCCTGGAGAAGGCCTTGTGGAAGAACTGTTCTGAACCCTGTCAAACTGGCATCAAAAGTGACTACAGAGACTCCTGCGTCTGCAGCTGCCACAACATCCCCGGGGTGAGCGCCGACTGCTGCCCCACCCGCAAGGGCCTGGCGCGGGTGGTCATCACTGTTCAGAGAGGGGCCAACCTGTGGGGAGACCACACCACTGCCACTGACGGCTACGTGAAGGTGGCTTTCGCAGGCCAGACAATCGGTCGCACTACAGTtatctacaacaacaacaaccccagCTGGGCAATGAGCTATGACCTGGGAACCGTGGATCTGTCAACCAGTAGGAAGCTGAGATTTGAGGTGTGGGACGAGGACGACAAGTGGAACGACGACCTGTTAGGAGAATGTGAGAAGGAGCTGACAGCCGGGGTGAAGGAGGATCTCTGCAACCTCCAGCATGGCCAAATGTTCTACAAGTGGGAGGCGGTGTGTGCCCCCAGTCTAGGTGGCTCTGCCTGTATGGACTATGTGCCCTCCCCTATGAATCCCCACCTGGAGAAGGTTTATGTGTCTCGCCACTCCCGTCTCATTCCAAAGGACATGCTGGTGAGTATGGGAGTGTTGGTGGACGGACCCAATCTCCATGGCAACAAGAGCCTCAGTCCAGGGAACAGGGAGTCTGGTCGATTTTAGAGGTATGCATGGTGAACCATGTCAAAACCCCAGATCTTTTTCAGGTAGATTTCTCCAAcctaaaataataaaataaatgttttggtcaAATGTGTTTTGCTTTCTATACTGTATCTTTgaactcccgagtggcacagcggtcttaggcactgcatctctgtgcaagAAGTGTcaatacagtccctggttcaaatccaggctgtatcacatctggccattattgagagtcccatagggcagtgcacaattggcccagcattgtctgggtttggccggggtaggtcgtcgttgtaaataagaatttgttcttaactgacatgcctagttaaataaaggttacatttcaacaaaataaaACTATTTGAGTATTAGTTGCTTGTTTTGTACTTGTTTGTGTTTATTTACAAGGTAGCTTGCATTCAGTTTCAGATTGTGGAATGATTGGGTTACTTTATGCATAATAAAATGCTTATAGCACACACAGGGAGATCTCGTTTATGTCTCAAATGCAAAGTTCTCTGAAGTTAACAATCAGGCAATATGTACATGTTGATGCAAGATGAGCATGTGCATAGCTGTCATTTATTTTTCTGTCAGGTGTTGTATTGTTACGTTATGTTGCATTTGGTTTTGTTTACTGTATGTGAGATATCAGTTGTTTGAAGGCACAGTTGCATTACTTGAGAGAGGAAGGGCTATGGTTTCCTGTGCACGGATGAAGTTCAGGTGACGCCATGCAAAAGACGAATGAAACGAACTGCCGTGTTGAGATAACGGCAAAACTATTTCCATTGTGGAACATGATAAAGGTCTTTGGGGATACATTGTCAGTAATAGCAATACAGTAACATAAGAAGTACTATGTCATGAACAAACACCACTGGCATACTGAGGTATTAAGGAATAGTTTTTCATACACATGACATCTTCTGTATTGAAAATCCATCACAATGTCCCAGAGAATATCCCCCTTTATAATGACCTCAGAAGAACTCAGGTGTCAGGTTTTGGGAACAGGTctttaaattttattttatttggtgtTGATTTAAACTCATAGAGCTTCAGTCTTAAAACTCAACCCCCacatcacatgtacagtacatttacaATACTGGTGCCAAGGTTAAAAGAATGAGGAGACTGACAGACATTATACGGTTGCTTTCTGCCCTTTAGTGTGAAATGGAtatgaacacaaacacactggcaaCACAATCTCCAAAACcagtagaggaagagaggggacagacacacaacaacacaaaagACAAGGACCATGAACAAAAAACCAGACAAATACAGAACAAAAATGGAATAGCTAAATGTAACAACAGACCAAACAACAAACATCACAATGAACACATGACGGAACGGAACAAATATTCACTTCAAGAAGGCCTCAGCTGATTGACTTAACctgggcagagaaagagagagagagataagaaatGTTGTTAAGTGAAGCAGCTGGTTAAGGAGGACAATAAAACAAGGTAGATCATGAAGCTCTGATCTAAATGACTAGTAAGGTGACTTCATGTGCTCAGTCACAGAGACAAGCATAAATGAGCAACAAACACTCATCCCACCCACCTTTGTACCCTCCATTTCCAAAGAATCCAGTcagtccaccaccaccatatTTGCTTTCCTTCCCTCCTGCTCCTGAAGGAGACACACAGTCAGAGGTTTAGGTTTTGTTAGTTCAGCAGACAACAAAACAACCAAacgacaaaacaaacaaaaatgcaaCAGTGTTAATGGACATCCCTGGTTAGATGTaggaaccagtggaggctggtgaggggaggatggtttacagtaatggctggaatggagtcaatgaaATGGAATGCAACACAtttcattccattccatccactcCATTCTAACCACTAATCTCCCTCTCTATACTATAATTACTATAATGAtctactccattccagccatcacTATGGGCCGTTCTCCCcttaccagcctccactgatagtaACTAATATGGTTATTCTGACAGAAGAGAGCAGGACTTTCAGTCAGGGAATGTGACTTTATAACTCACCGTTACTGTAGGGGGCACTCTGACCTGCACCCAGCTGTCCTTGACCATAGCCTAAGCAGTGACAAGATGAGTCGTAACAATATTTACCACaaacaggacacacagagacacaaggGACATTTACAAGACACGCACAGAACACTCACAACAGACTAACACTGAAAAATGTGTGCTCTTCCTCACCCACATGCATTCACACCTTAAGCAGTTACCACACACATCATTTCCTGAGGCAAGCAGTGTAGGGGATGTGGTTGTGAGTGTGAGTTTAATCACCTGCTGGCTGTGCTCCAAAGCCCCCTCCGTTTCCTGAAACGACAAGAGACAAGTACCCACATGTAAATAGGAGGAACAACGACAAACACATTCAGACATACTACAGAAAACACACATCATTTAAAGCACATGAGCAGACGGACGTGCAGACACACAAACGCATACGTATAGCGACAGACGACACATATAGGACAAACGGACATGTACATAAAGACATATACCATTTTTGCAAGGTGGTTTCCCACCACCAGTCGCAGGTCCATAAGGCTGTGCACCCTGTTGTGCACCCTGTGGCAATCCACCGTTGCCTTTAGAGAGATAGTCAGAGACAGCAGAAGCAAGACAGGTTTAGAGAGAAATTACCACACAAACAAGCACATTGTACAAACACAatctccgtctctctttccctttccctttctctttctcacacacacacacacacacacacacacacacacacacacacacacacacacacacacacacacacacacacacacacacacacacacacacacacacacacacacacacacacacacacacacacacacacacacacacacacacacacactaccagtctCACCATATTTGCCAGAGGAtttgcctccatcaccaccaagGCCCAGTTGCTGAGCACCATAAGGGAAGCTTCCATCACCTGCTGGGAGAGTTTATTACAACAAGTGTATTTAATTGTGTCTAATACTGTTACAACAAGACCTCACATAAAcattcacaaccacacacacaaacagttttttttcttcctcaCACATCCACACTGTATAAGCAGGGTCACAAGTCACAGCAAAGATTTGCAATACAAAATATTCCTTGGGTCACAATGCTCTTACCATCCAGTCCAGCAGTATTGACTGGGGCTCCATTGTAAGGAAGCTGACTGACTCCTCCCCCTGTGAAACACCACAAGGGTCGGTTATAGAgtctcatcatctctcctcccacCCCACAGACCCCATCAATGCATGGAAAACATATGACTCAATTATGGCATCAACTGTATGCAAATGTGTAAAATGACAATGACAAAAAACCTTTGAGTTTTTGACAGTGACCTTTGAGTCCCTCTGTTGCTGCTTCAGTGTTCATCACTGACTTGCTTTTTTCTTTGTCtaatccttctcttctctccatctctacttTTCACCCTTTCTCTACCTCTTTATTTTTCCTGACCACTCAGTTTTTTCAGTCCTTTTTCTGCCTCTATTTTCTCTTGTTCTTCCTTTGttcaccctcccctctctttagAGTGTATTTACCCAGGCCAGTATCATGCCCCAGCCCCATAGGCTATGCAAACCCGTAGGGCTCTGGGCCGTACCCGCCCAACTTCCCACCATCAGGCTACAGCCCAGCAGGGACCACAGGCTGGCCCCCATAAGACAGAGCACCACCAGGACCAGAGAGTGCACGTTTATGGATTATCACATGATTATGGATTATCACAGGATTATGGATGAATTGATCAGGTATGCTTCAGATGGTCATTCCTGATGGTAATTCAGAGTGTTTAGGATGAGTGATTAGGTATTACACCGTGACATGTCCAGGGAGCGTTTCATTGCTTTCGTTTGCATGCATGTTTTGGAGTGTGATGTTATTAGTGACATCAATTAGGGTGAAAGTTATTCTCCTTCCATGTGTACATCCTGCTTGTTAGCAGAGGAATAAAACAAACGATGAACCCCTGGGCGTTAACTCTGTGGTTAGATAGAGGTCCCCTAAAGTGATGAAGAAAATCCCACATAAGACAACTAGGAGATATTGACAAGACATGGTTGGCAGAACATTGGCAGTTATTTCCATATGGGAGACAATTGCTACACCTAGCGTCCACACTGTTACATTACACTTAGTGTCCACACTGTTACATtacacctggtgtccacactgtTACATTACACCTAGTGTATACACTGTTACATTACACCTAGTGTCCACAATGTTACATTACACCTGGCATCCACACTGTTACATTACACTTGGCATCCACACTGTTACATTACACCTAGCGTCCACACCGTTACATTACACCTAGCGTCCACACTGTTACGTTACACCTAGCGTCCACACTGTTACATTACACCCAGCGTCCACACTGTTACATTACACCTAGCGTCCACAATGTTACATtacacctggtgtccacactgtTACATTACACCTAGTGTCCACACTGTTACATtacacctggtgtccacactgtTACATTACACCTAGTGTCCACAATGTTACATTACACTTGGCATCCACACTGCTACATTACACCTGGCATCCACACTGTTACATTACACCTAGTGTCCACAATGCTACATTACACCTGGCATCCACACTGTTACATTACACCTGGCATCCACACTGTTACATTACACCTGGCATCCACACTGTTACATTACACCTGGCATCCACACTGTTACATTACACCTGGCATCCACACTGTTACATTACACCTGGCATCCACACTGTTACATTACACCTGGCGTCCACACCGTTACATTACACCTGGCATCCACACTGTTACATTACACCTAGCGTCCACACTGTTACATTACACCTAGCGTCCACACTGTTACATTACACCTAGTGTCAACACTGTTACATTACACATGGCATCCACACTGTTACATTACACCTGGCATCCACACTGTTACATTACACCTGGCGTCCACACCGTTACATTACACCTGGCATCCACACTGTTACATTACACCTAGCGTCCACACTGTTACATTACACCTAGCGTCCACACTGTTACATTACACCTAGCGTCCACACTGTTACATTACACCTAGTGTCAACACTGTTACATTACACATGGCATGTTATATGATTATGACATGACAAAATACTTTCCTCTTACCTCTCTCAATGCAGACTTTGAATGGTTGTTATTTGTTTTGAGTAGGCCTAAGTAAGATCCTAAATGATGATGTTATAACTACTTATGAGTTGTTATGACAGCTTATGCAAGTTTTATAATGCACTATAATGCCTTATTTGAATATGTGCCTCATAGAAAGTGTTACTGGCCTTCCTCATCTTACTGAGAGCGAGTCAAGTTCCCATAGAATAGAGTAGTTACCAGATTGAGATATTATTGAGTTATTATTTATACcgctggtgattccctgatccacctctacgcagacgacaccattctgtatacatctggcccttctttggacaccatgctaacaaacctccagatgagcttcaatgccatacaacactccttccgtggtctccaactgctcttaaatgcaagcaaaactaaatgcatgctcttcaaccgatcgctgcccgcaccagcccgcctgtccagcatcactaccctggatggttctgaccaagaatatgtggacaactacaaatacctaggtgtctggttagactgtaaactttccttccagactcacattaagcatctccaatccaaaattaaatctagaatcggcttcctatttcgcaatggcattccttcactcatgctgccaaacataccctcgtaaaaaagactatcctaccgatccttgacttcggcgatgtcatttacaaaatagcctccaacattctactcagcaaattggatgtagtctatcacagtgtcatccgttttgtcaccaaagccccatatactacccaccactgcgacctgtacgctctctttggctggcactcgcttcatattcgtcgccaaacccactggctccaggtcatctataagtctttgctaggtaaagcccgccttatctcagctcactggtcaccatagcagcacccacccttagcacgcgctctagcaggtatatttcactggtcacccccaaagccaactcctctttggccgcctttccttccagttctctgctgccaaatactggaacgaattgcaaaaatcactgaagctgtacatagcccatctgtaaatagcccacccaactacctctttcccataTTGTTCTTTTTTCTTCtgctcctttgcacctcagtctacttgcacattcatcttctgcacatctatcactccagtgttcaattgctaaattgtaattattatgccactatggcctatttattgcctgacctgcctaatcttactacatttgcacacactgtatatagacttttctattgtgttattgactgtatg includes the following:
- the LOC139422314 gene encoding perforin-1-like, giving the protein MSLLIVCLWAGLMLSIPRPSCQSCTIGSANECKEAEFAPGTNLAGEGFDITKMKRKGAFVIDMNVWKRKDKTCTLCKNPYLEGKQQRLPLAVVDWRPNHQCSMKVSSKLHRSSESLVSSSGSSVENNWQVNLELEKGSKSGKIMLAGTNSKLAEYSMEKTKSDKFSFTSHSVSCGYYSYRVSGQPKLHREFKTAVKNLPKIYQQENKQRYYKLIDNFGTHYITKVSLGGTVQSVTSIMQCQASLQGLSAEEVKMCLDVEASASVGDSNSLKTEFKHCQEDKSKTESKASFSSVFNDRFTEVKGGHTTEPELLFSAEKDPASYKAWLDSLPHYPDIVSYSLESLHELLPTTNPARKHLRKAISDYILEKALWKNCSEPCQTGIKSDYRDSCVCSCHNIPGVSADCCPTRKGLARVVITVQRGANLWGDHTTATDGYVKVAFAGQTIGRTTVIYNNNNPSWAMSYDLGTVDLSTSRKLRFEVWDEDDKWNDDLLGECEKELTAGVKEDLCNLQHGQMFYKWEAVCAPSLGGSACMDYVPSPMNPHLEKVYVSRHSRLIPKDMLVSMGVLVDGPNLHGNKSLSPGNRESGRF